One stretch of Riemerella columbina DNA includes these proteins:
- the ppk1 gene encoding polyphosphate kinase 1 yields MPQFNPRDITWLAFNERVMQEAMDPKVPLHLRIKFLGIFSNNLDEFFRVRVAGLKRTLDFKAKHRSTSFFEDPQKILDKINKIVIRQQNHFNTAWQQIQKEMAEERIFIKTARDLSEAQKKFVEQYFDEEVEANVIPILLREDTPMPYLRDKSLYLGIAMRKKSWQYESRYAIIEVPSKLNGRFVLLPSEKDGTCVMLLEDVITYNLPHIFSYFGYNVFEAHAFKVTKDAEFDLDNDIKTTLADKIKKGVKSRRKGKPTRFVFDQDMDKALLELLIRKLNLSKKDSIIPGQKIHNFKHFMDFPNVFKAYQTPIERTSFLHPHFVGRQRITEVITKKDVLLTFPYHSYMPVIDLLREAAMDPDVKSIQITAYRLASNSKIANALINAARNGKEVTVMIELRARFDEEANLKWKEKLELEGIKILVGIPDKKVHAKLCVIKKRADNKTIQYGFVSTGNFNEKTARVYGDHLLMTSNRAIMADINKVFNYFRKPTLDPVAALKNCKTLMVCPHFMREKIEQHIDREIAEAKAGRKAKIILKVNSLSDKELIKKLYQAAEAGVEIQAIVRGIFCAVQQKKFKKPIHAISIVDEYLEHARVMYFYNKGSEDVYISSADWMTRNLDYRVEAAVKITAQELKQELIDLLHIQLKDNVKARILDNEMKNHYVKGSKKEKIRSQIEIYHYLKNKTY; encoded by the coding sequence ATGCCACAGTTTAACCCCAGAGATATCACTTGGTTAGCCTTTAACGAAAGGGTCATGCAAGAAGCGATGGATCCCAAAGTGCCCCTCCACCTCAGAATCAAATTTTTAGGTATTTTTTCTAATAACTTAGACGAATTTTTTAGAGTGCGCGTGGCTGGACTTAAAAGAACTTTGGACTTTAAAGCCAAACACCGTAGCACTTCTTTTTTTGAAGACCCTCAAAAAATACTGGATAAAATTAACAAAATCGTTATTAGACAACAAAACCACTTCAACACCGCTTGGCAACAGATCCAAAAAGAGATGGCGGAAGAGCGCATTTTCATAAAAACCGCTCGTGACCTCTCGGAAGCGCAAAAAAAGTTTGTAGAGCAATATTTTGATGAAGAAGTGGAAGCCAATGTCATTCCCATTCTACTAAGAGAAGACACACCAATGCCCTATTTAAGGGATAAAAGCCTCTATTTAGGCATCGCGATGCGAAAAAAATCTTGGCAATACGAGAGCCGCTATGCCATTATAGAAGTACCCTCAAAACTCAACGGACGGTTTGTGCTCTTGCCCTCGGAGAAGGACGGAACTTGCGTAATGCTTTTAGAAGATGTGATCACTTATAACTTGCCTCATATTTTTTCTTATTTCGGTTATAATGTCTTTGAAGCCCACGCTTTTAAGGTGACCAAAGATGCCGAGTTTGACCTTGATAACGATATAAAAACCACGCTGGCAGACAAAATTAAAAAAGGAGTAAAAAGCCGCAGAAAAGGCAAACCCACGCGCTTTGTTTTTGACCAAGATATGGACAAAGCCCTATTAGAACTCTTGATTAGGAAACTCAATCTGAGCAAAAAAGATAGCATTATCCCTGGGCAGAAAATCCATAATTTTAAACACTTTATGGACTTCCCCAATGTTTTTAAAGCCTACCAAACGCCCATAGAACGGACTTCGTTTTTACATCCTCATTTTGTAGGGCGACAGCGCATCACGGAGGTCATTACCAAAAAAGATGTATTGCTCACTTTTCCGTACCACAGCTATATGCCCGTGATAGACCTACTGCGAGAAGCAGCGATGGACCCAGATGTGAAATCCATCCAAATTACCGCTTACCGCTTGGCTTCTAACTCCAAAATTGCCAATGCCCTGATTAACGCCGCGAGGAACGGCAAAGAGGTAACCGTGATGATAGAGCTGAGGGCTCGTTTTGATGAAGAAGCCAACCTAAAATGGAAAGAAAAACTGGAGTTAGAAGGCATCAAAATACTGGTGGGCATTCCTGATAAAAAGGTGCACGCCAAGCTCTGCGTAATCAAAAAACGCGCTGATAATAAGACCATTCAGTATGGTTTTGTGAGCACAGGGAACTTCAACGAGAAAACCGCCCGTGTCTATGGCGACCACCTCCTGATGACCAGCAATCGTGCCATTATGGCTGATATTAACAAGGTGTTTAATTATTTCCGAAAGCCGACCTTGGACCCTGTAGCAGCCCTCAAAAATTGCAAAACCCTGATGGTCTGTCCGCACTTTATGCGAGAGAAAATAGAACAGCATATCGATAGGGAAATAGCGGAAGCCAAGGCAGGGCGAAAAGCCAAAATCATCTTAAAAGTCAACTCCTTGAGTGATAAAGAACTCATCAAAAAACTCTACCAAGCGGCAGAAGCGGGCGTGGAAATTCAAGCCATTGTGCGGGGAATTTTCTGCGCTGTACAACAGAAAAAATTCAAGAAACCAATACACGCTATCAGCATTGTTGATGAATATCTGGAACACGCCCGCGTGATGTATTTCTACAACAAAGGCAGCGAGGATGTTTACATCTCTTCCGCCGATTGGATGACGCGCAATTTGGACTACCGCGTGGAGGCTGCCGTAAAAATTACCGCTCAGGAACTTAAGCAAGAACTCATCGACTTGCTCCACATCCAGCTTAAAGACAATGTGAAAGCCAGAATCTTAGACAACGAGATGAAAAATCACTATGTAAAAGGTTCCAAGAAGGAAAAAATCCGTTCACAAATAGAAATTTACCATTACCTAAAAAATAAAACCTACTAA
- a CDS encoding Crp/Fnr family transcriptional regulator: MSALIDNMMAYGNIIKLEEGDYVYHEGDRSQHFHYLIEGGVSIVNSDAEGRDFIQLQVLEKHFFGEAPFILEAVYPASALVTKPSEIFRIGRAQFMAYIRQYPEDLLQLTKEIAQKAVEKSMKLKNLIYGTPEEKLLSALEHFKGDAVEDVEIPHTRKELAQITGLCTETVIRTVKKMEKDGKLKIINRKIHF; encoded by the coding sequence ATGAGTGCACTAATAGATAATATGATGGCGTATGGCAACATTATAAAATTAGAAGAAGGCGACTATGTTTACCACGAAGGCGACCGCTCTCAGCATTTTCATTACTTGATAGAGGGCGGTGTGAGCATCGTTAATTCTGATGCGGAAGGGCGAGATTTTATCCAGCTTCAGGTCTTAGAAAAACATTTTTTCGGCGAGGCACCTTTTATATTGGAAGCGGTTTATCCTGCCTCTGCACTCGTGACCAAGCCTTCCGAAATTTTTAGAATCGGTAGGGCGCAATTTATGGCTTATATCCGCCAATATCCAGAAGATTTATTGCAATTAACCAAAGAAATTGCCCAAAAAGCGGTAGAAAAGTCAATGAAATTAAAAAATCTAATCTACGGCACACCAGAAGAAAAGTTGCTCTCAGCGTTAGAACACTTTAAAGGTGACGCGGTGGAGGATGTAGAAATTCCGCACACCCGAAAAGAATTGGCGCAGATTACAGGGCTTTGCACAGAAACGGTCATTAGAACCGTTAAAAAAATGGAAAAAGATGGAAAATTGAAAATTATTAACCGAAAAATACATTTTTGA
- a CDS encoding CCC motif membrane protein, with protein sequence MQKQNLPNATAVLILGILSILGCCFYIFPGIICGVIALRLYKKDIQLYQTSPELYQNYELLNTGRILSIIGITLSVLNLIFILYAISLVGVDVLFNQELMKEHLNDLTRSY encoded by the coding sequence ATGCAAAAACAAAATTTACCCAATGCTACAGCGGTTCTCATTTTGGGAATTCTGTCTATTTTAGGCTGTTGTTTTTATATTTTTCCTGGAATTATCTGTGGTGTGATTGCCCTTAGATTGTACAAAAAAGATATTCAACTCTACCAAACCTCGCCTGAACTTTATCAAAATTATGAACTTCTCAACACGGGGCGCATCCTCTCTATTATTGGGATTACCTTGAGTGTTCTAAATTTGATTTTCATACTCTATGCCATTTCATTAGTGGGTGTAGATGTTCTTTTCAATCAAGAATTAATGAAAGAACACCTCAACGATTTAACAAGAAGTTATTAA
- a CDS encoding DUF2752 domain-containing protein translates to MKNNDKYWSQIFIFVAKTMAIEDYMLPCPTKKLFGLDCLGCGSQRAFVLLLKGDFSAAFQIFPAIYTLVLFAVFGGISLIDRKRKYGNILTFLAIINVMIMLISYIYKHYY, encoded by the coding sequence ATGAAAAATAATGATAAGTATTGGTCACAAATTTTTATCTTTGTGGCAAAAACCATGGCGATAGAAGATTATATGCTCCCCTGCCCCACCAAAAAATTATTCGGGCTTGATTGCTTGGGATGTGGCTCCCAGCGGGCATTTGTTTTATTATTAAAAGGCGATTTTTCGGCGGCTTTTCAGATATTTCCTGCCATTTATACTTTGGTGCTTTTTGCGGTATTTGGCGGCATCAGTTTGATTGACAGAAAGCGAAAATATGGCAATATTTTAACTTTTTTAGCCATTATCAATGTGATGATTATGTTAATTTCCTATATTTACAAACATTATTATTAA
- a CDS encoding PhzF family phenazine biosynthesis protein, producing the protein MQNIAAENNLSETAFYTKEKDHYQIRWFTPTTEVDLCGHATLATAFVLWECENHTADFIQFQSPRSGALAVTKTEDGLTLDFPTDHYHKVPLTNELIAGFNIAPIAAYRGKDDYLFLYENEGQIKDLFLDFQQVSKLKTRGVIVTAKGENTDFVSRFFAPRVGVNEDPVCGSAHTLLTPFWAKCLGKNELTALQLSQRQGFLKWKNLGDRVALSGEARLYLKGEIFI; encoded by the coding sequence TTGCAAAATATAGCCGCCGAAAATAACCTCTCCGAAACGGCATTTTATACCAAAGAAAAAGACCATTATCAAATCCGATGGTTCACGCCAACTACGGAGGTGGATTTGTGTGGGCACGCCACTTTGGCAACGGCTTTTGTGCTTTGGGAATGCGAAAATCATACGGCAGACTTCATTCAGTTTCAGTCGCCGAGGTCTGGAGCGTTGGCGGTTACAAAAACGGAAGATGGCTTAACGCTTGATTTTCCTACTGACCACTACCACAAAGTACCGCTGACCAATGAGCTGATTGCAGGCTTTAACATAGCGCCAATAGCGGCTTATAGAGGTAAAGATGATTATCTATTTTTATACGAAAATGAAGGTCAAATAAAAGATTTATTCCTTGATTTTCAACAAGTTTCAAAATTGAAAACACGAGGGGTTATTGTAACTGCCAAGGGTGAAAATACAGATTTTGTATCTCGTTTTTTTGCGCCTCGAGTGGGTGTAAATGAAGACCCTGTGTGCGGATCGGCTCATACTTTGCTAACGCCATTTTGGGCGAAGTGCTTGGGTAAAAATGAACTTACGGCTCTGCAACTTTCTCAGCGACAAGGCTTTTTAAAATGGAAAAACTTGGGCGATAGGGTAGCGCTAAGCGGTGAAGCACGCCTTTATCTTAAAGGAGAAATTTTTATTTAA
- a CDS encoding 1,4-dihydroxy-2-naphthoyl-CoA synthase has protein sequence MIDWKIAKEYEDITYKKCNGVARIAFNRPEVRNAFRPKTTSELYDAFYDAYEDPSIGVVLLSGEGPSSKDGGWAFCSGGDQKARGHQGYVGEDGRHRLNILEVQRLIRFMPKVVIAVVPGWAVGGGHSLHVVCDLTLASQEHAIFKQTDADVTSFDGGYGSAYLAKMVGQKKAREIFFLGRNYSAQEAFEMGMVNKVVPHAELEDTAYEWAQEILAKSPTSIRMLKFAMNLTDDGMVGQQVFAGEATRLAYMTDEAKEGRNAFLEKRKPDFGENQWIS, from the coding sequence ATGATTGATTGGAAAATCGCAAAAGAATACGAAGATATCACTTATAAAAAATGCAATGGCGTGGCTCGGATTGCCTTTAATAGACCCGAAGTGCGCAATGCTTTTCGCCCCAAAACCACCTCAGAACTCTACGATGCGTTTTATGATGCGTACGAAGATCCCTCCATCGGCGTGGTTTTGCTCTCTGGCGAGGGTCCGAGTTCCAAAGATGGCGGTTGGGCATTTTGTAGCGGTGGCGACCAGAAAGCCCGTGGACATCAGGGGTATGTGGGGGAAGATGGCAGGCATCGCCTCAATATTTTGGAGGTGCAGCGCCTCATTCGCTTTATGCCGAAGGTGGTGATTGCCGTGGTGCCAGGCTGGGCAGTGGGTGGCGGGCACTCGTTGCATGTGGTTTGCGACCTCACTTTGGCGAGCCAAGAACACGCTATTTTTAAACAAACCGATGCCGATGTAACCAGCTTTGATGGCGGTTATGGTTCGGCGTATTTAGCCAAAATGGTGGGGCAGAAAAAAGCCCGAGAGATCTTTTTCTTAGGTAGAAATTACTCGGCACAAGAGGCGTTTGAGATGGGAATGGTCAATAAAGTGGTGCCACACGCCGAGCTGGAAGACACCGCTTACGAGTGGGCACAAGAGATTTTAGCCAAATCACCGACCTCTATTCGGATGCTCAAATTTGCGATGAACCTCACCGACGATGGTATGGTGGGACAGCAAGTTTTTGCTGGAGAAGCCACGCGCCTCGCTTATATGACCGACGAAGCCAAGGAAGGTCGCAATGCCTTTTTGGAAAAAAGAAAACCCGATTTTGGGGAAAATCAATGGATTTCGTAA
- the menA gene encoding 1,4-dihydroxy-2-naphthoate octaprenyltransferase yields the protein MKTWIQAARLRTLPLSMSGIIMGAFIARWQLVQEGKTWQLSTFILAIIVTLLYQILSNFANDYGDGIKGTDAQRSTEAEARAVASGKVTAQQMKLAMGITAALSFVATVALLWSAFYPDDMQAFFVFIGLGVACILAAIGYTVGKKPYGYLGLGDAMVFLFFGWVSVGGSYFLFTKTWDWAILLPATAVGMMSAAVLNLNNMRDIESDRMSGKKTLALRLGFRKAMIYQMVLMQLPLILILLFLGLKGFFKTGNYYPFIVMILLFPMMALRRRILQTQDPKALDPFLKQVGIITLMMAILLAFGLNYF from the coding sequence ATGAAAACTTGGATACAAGCCGCACGCTTGCGTACACTCCCGCTCTCGATGAGTGGCATTATTATGGGCGCTTTCATCGCTCGGTGGCAGCTCGTGCAGGAAGGCAAAACTTGGCAACTCAGCACCTTTATTTTGGCGATTATCGTTACTTTATTGTATCAGATTTTGTCCAATTTTGCCAATGATTACGGCGATGGCATCAAAGGTACCGATGCCCAACGCAGCACCGAAGCGGAGGCTCGAGCGGTGGCATCAGGAAAGGTTACGGCACAGCAAATGAAGTTGGCGATGGGCATCACGGCGGCCTTGTCCTTCGTGGCGACAGTGGCATTGCTCTGGTCGGCTTTTTACCCTGATGATATGCAGGCGTTTTTCGTGTTTATTGGCTTGGGCGTAGCGTGTATTTTGGCAGCCATTGGCTACACGGTGGGCAAAAAACCCTATGGTTACCTCGGTTTGGGCGATGCGATGGTGTTTCTATTTTTCGGCTGGGTATCGGTGGGTGGCAGCTATTTTCTCTTTACCAAAACTTGGGATTGGGCGATTTTGCTCCCTGCCACAGCGGTCGGAATGATGAGTGCTGCGGTGCTCAACCTTAATAATATGCGGGACATCGAGAGCGATAGAATGAGCGGAAAAAAAACCTTGGCTCTGCGTTTAGGATTTCGCAAAGCAATGATTTATCAAATGGTTTTAATGCAATTGCCTCTGATTTTGATTTTGCTATTTTTGGGACTCAAAGGCTTTTTCAAAACGGGCAACTATTACCCTTTTATCGTGATGATTTTGCTCTTCCCAATGATGGCGCTTCGCCGTAGAATCCTCCAAACTCAAGATCCAAAAGCCTTAGATCCCTTTCTAAAACAAGTGGGCATCATCACGCTGATGATGGCGATATTGTTGGCTTTCGGATTGAATTATTTTTAA
- a CDS encoding metal-dependent hydrolase, which produces MTIQFLGQNCFLFNHNGKTILTDPFYNFQKEQSGFDISAQKIDYVLITHAHGDHTADVQEVLKHHPEAVLIAQPEICGYYGHSHNIDLNFGGSTTIDNLRISMVPASHTSSFPDGVYGGEPAGYMFQLGDQTLYLAGDTSVMADMALFPKIFGEIQLSILPIGGHYTMCPNRASFAAAELLKTKKVIGCHFDTFPPISIDHQNAKQYFEDRDVTLVLPKLGEVFEF; this is translated from the coding sequence ATGACAATACAATTTCTCGGACAAAACTGTTTTCTATTCAACCACAATGGAAAAACCATTCTTACCGACCCTTTTTACAACTTTCAGAAAGAACAATCAGGCTTTGATATTTCAGCGCAAAAGATTGATTATGTGTTGATTACCCACGCTCATGGCGACCACACTGCCGATGTGCAGGAAGTCCTCAAACATCACCCCGAAGCGGTACTCATTGCCCAACCAGAAATTTGCGGCTATTATGGACATTCCCACAATATAGATCTCAATTTTGGCGGTTCTACCACGATTGATAACCTTAGAATTTCCATGGTGCCTGCCTCGCATACCAGCTCTTTTCCTGATGGTGTGTATGGTGGCGAACCTGCAGGATATATGTTCCAACTGGGCGACCAAACCCTTTATTTGGCAGGCGATACAAGCGTAATGGCGGATATGGCGTTGTTTCCCAAAATCTTTGGCGAGATTCAGCTTTCCATTTTACCGATTGGCGGACATTATACAATGTGTCCTAATAGAGCCAGTTTTGCCGCCGCCGAACTCCTAAAAACCAAGAAAGTCATCGGCTGTCATTTTGATACGTTTCCACCGATTAGCATAGACCATCAGAATGCCAAACAATACTTTGAAGACCGAGATGTAACGCTGGTTCTTCCTAAATTGGGCGAGGTTTTTGAGTTTTAA
- the gyrB gene encoding DNA topoisomerase (ATP-hydrolyzing) subunit B, with protein sequence MSNKQYTASSIQSLEGIEHVRLRPSMYIGDVGVRGLHHLVYEVVDNSIDEALAGFCDTITVTIHEGNSISVRDNGRGIPVDFHEKEQKSALEVVMTKIGAGGKFDKDSYKVSGGLHGVGVSCVNALSTSTIATVYRDGKIYQQRYSKGKALEDVQELGITEDRGTEVFFQPDDTIFNELVYNYSTLSARLRELAYLNKGITITIIDEREKDENGQFLQETFHSEGGLKEFVEFIDGNREAIMGNVIFMEGERDDIPVEVAMRYNTSFTENLHSYVNNINTHEGGTHLTGFRRALTRTLKKYADDLGIPQKEKVEVTGDDFREGLTAVISVKVMEPQFEGQTKTKLGNSEVSGAVDKIVGEMLTNFLEENPNEAKQIVQKVVLAAKARQAAKKAREMVQRKSPMGGVGLPGKLSDCSSKDPEISEIFLVEGDSAGGTAKQGRDRHFQAIFPLRGKILNVEKSMIHKVYDNEEIKNIYTALGVSVGTEEDSKALNLSKLRYHKIVIMTDADIDGSHISTLILTFFFRYMKELIEQGYVYIASPPLYQLKKGNKKVYAWNEKEREEKTLEMSADGRGVEVQRYKGLGEMNPEQLWETTLNPENRILKQVNIDNAGEADRIFSMLMGDEVPPRREFIEKNAVYANIDA encoded by the coding sequence ATGAGTAATAAACAATATACAGCCAGTAGTATCCAGTCTTTGGAAGGGATAGAACATGTGAGGTTAAGACCGTCAATGTACATTGGAGATGTGGGCGTAAGAGGTTTGCATCATTTGGTTTATGAGGTGGTGGATAACTCTATTGATGAGGCTTTAGCCGGTTTTTGTGACACCATTACCGTAACCATTCACGAGGGAAATTCCATCAGTGTGAGAGATAATGGGCGTGGTATTCCTGTGGATTTTCACGAAAAGGAACAAAAATCAGCGTTGGAGGTGGTAATGACCAAAATCGGTGCTGGTGGTAAATTTGATAAAGACTCTTATAAAGTTTCTGGGGGGCTCCACGGTGTGGGGGTTTCGTGTGTTAATGCGCTATCTACCAGTACAATAGCGACCGTTTATAGAGATGGTAAAATCTATCAACAAAGATATTCTAAAGGTAAAGCCTTAGAAGATGTGCAGGAATTAGGCATCACAGAAGATAGAGGTACGGAAGTTTTCTTCCAACCTGATGATACCATTTTTAATGAATTGGTGTATAATTACAGCACACTTTCAGCGAGGTTGAGAGAATTGGCATACCTTAATAAAGGTATTACGATTACCATTATTGATGAAAGAGAAAAAGATGAAAACGGTCAGTTTTTGCAAGAAACTTTCCACTCCGAAGGCGGTCTCAAGGAATTTGTAGAATTTATAGACGGCAATAGAGAAGCCATTATGGGCAATGTGATTTTTATGGAGGGCGAGCGTGACGATATCCCTGTGGAAGTGGCGATGAGATACAATACTTCCTTCACCGAAAATCTACATTCCTATGTCAATAACATCAATACCCACGAAGGCGGTACGCACCTAACGGGCTTTAGAAGGGCTTTAACGCGAACGCTTAAAAAATACGCCGATGATTTAGGCATTCCTCAAAAGGAAAAAGTGGAAGTAACGGGAGACGACTTCCGCGAAGGTTTAACCGCCGTGATTTCCGTTAAAGTAATGGAGCCTCAGTTTGAAGGACAGACCAAAACGAAATTAGGAAACTCTGAAGTTTCTGGTGCTGTGGATAAAATCGTGGGCGAAATGCTGACCAACTTCCTTGAAGAAAACCCTAACGAAGCTAAACAAATCGTTCAAAAAGTGGTATTGGCAGCCAAGGCAAGACAAGCCGCGAAGAAAGCCCGAGAAATGGTACAGCGCAAATCTCCGATGGGAGGTGTGGGATTGCCTGGTAAACTTTCGGATTGTTCTTCTAAAGATCCAGAAATCTCCGAAATCTTCTTAGTGGAGGGGGATTCCGCAGGTGGAACCGCCAAACAAGGGCGAGACAGACACTTCCAAGCCATTTTTCCTTTACGAGGGAAAATCCTCAATGTGGAAAAATCTATGATCCACAAAGTCTATGATAATGAAGAGATTAAAAATATCTACACCGCATTGGGCGTAAGCGTGGGGACAGAAGAAGATAGTAAAGCGTTGAACTTAAGTAAGTTAAGATATCATAAAATTGTGATTATGACCGATGCCGATATTGATGGCTCGCATATTTCTACCTTAATTTTGACCTTCTTCTTCCGTTATATGAAGGAGTTGATAGAGCAAGGCTATGTGTATATTGCATCGCCACCATTATATCAATTGAAAAAAGGCAACAAAAAAGTATATGCGTGGAACGAAAAAGAACGCGAGGAAAAAACTTTAGAAATGTCTGCCGATGGTAGAGGGGTAGAGGTGCAGCGCTATAAAGGTCTTGGGGAAATGAACCCTGAGCAGTTGTGGGAAACCACCCTCAACCCAGAAAATAGAATTTTAAAGCAAGTGAATATTGATAACGCTGGCGAGGCGGATAGAATTTTCTCTATGTTAATGGGCGATGAAGTGCCACCAAGGAGAGAATTTATCGAGAAAAATGCCGTTTATGCCAATATTGATGCTTAA
- a CDS encoding YtxH domain-containing protein has translation MNKTKRNGLLALLGLGAFAFWKCKKSAPKNTLDSKLDEAKDQLSRLGNEAKAKASDLADQAQEKAQELKSKVEDFTKDHLK, from the coding sequence ATGAACAAGACAAAAAGAAACGGACTTTTAGCATTACTTGGTTTGGGCGCTTTTGCTTTTTGGAAATGTAAAAAATCAGCTCCTAAAAATACATTAGACAGCAAATTGGACGAAGCGAAAGACCAATTGTCTCGCTTAGGAAATGAGGCGAAAGCCAAAGCCAGCGATTTAGCCGACCAAGCACAAGAAAAAGCCCAAGAACTAAAATCTAAAGTGGAAGATTTTACTAAAGACCACTTGAAATAG
- the queA gene encoding tRNA preQ1(34) S-adenosylmethionine ribosyltransferase-isomerase QueA, which produces MKTSDFNFDLPAELLAEHPSEHRDEARLMVLNRKDQTIEHKLFKDVVDYFDENDLFIFNNTKVFPARLYGNKEKTGAKIEVFLLRELDKETRVWDVLVDPARKIRIGNKLFFDENESLVAEVIDNTTSRGRTLRFLYDGSYEEFRAKLKELGETPLPKYIKREVEPEDAERYQTIYAKYEGAVAAPTAGLHFSKHLMKRLEIKGINFAEVTLHVGLGTFNPIEVEDLSKHKMECEEAIIDQKNVDIINKAIEEDRRICAVGTTTMRTIETSVSSNRRLSPYHGWTNKFIYPPYDFGIANAMITNFHTPKSTLIMMIAAFAGKDFVMHAYEEAVKEKYKFYSYGDAMLIL; this is translated from the coding sequence ATGAAAACTTCTGATTTTAATTTTGACTTACCTGCAGAACTTTTAGCCGAGCATCCTTCTGAACACAGAGATGAAGCAAGGCTGATGGTTCTCAACAGAAAAGACCAAACCATAGAGCATAAACTATTCAAAGATGTGGTAGATTATTTTGATGAAAATGATTTATTTATCTTTAATAATACCAAGGTATTCCCAGCAAGGTTATACGGAAATAAAGAAAAAACTGGCGCTAAAATAGAAGTTTTCCTTTTAAGAGAGTTGGATAAGGAAACCCGTGTTTGGGATGTTTTGGTAGACCCCGCAAGAAAAATAAGAATTGGCAATAAATTATTCTTTGATGAAAACGAATCCCTCGTTGCCGAAGTGATTGATAACACCACTTCTCGTGGAAGAACACTAAGATTTTTGTACGATGGCAGTTATGAAGAATTTCGTGCAAAGCTCAAAGAATTGGGCGAAACACCACTGCCTAAATACATTAAAAGAGAAGTAGAGCCAGAAGATGCGGAGCGCTATCAAACCATTTATGCAAAATATGAAGGCGCTGTGGCAGCTCCTACGGCAGGTTTGCACTTTTCTAAACACTTGATGAAGCGTCTGGAAATCAAAGGTATCAACTTTGCTGAAGTGACTTTGCATGTGGGCTTAGGGACTTTTAACCCGATAGAAGTGGAAGACTTATCTAAGCACAAAATGGAATGTGAGGAAGCCATCATTGACCAAAAAAATGTGGATATCATCAATAAAGCGATAGAGGAGGATCGCAGAATTTGTGCCGTGGGAACCACCACTATGCGGACCATAGAGACTTCCGTATCTTCCAATAGAAGGCTGAGCCCTTACCATGGATGGACCAATAAATTCATCTATCCGCCGTATGATTTCGGTATTGCTAATGCGATGATTACCAACTTCCACACGCCTAAATCTACACTGATTATGATGATTGCCGCCTTTGCAGGTAAAGATTTTGTAATGCACGCCTACGAAGAAGCGGTAAAAGAAAAATACAAATTCTATTCGTATGGAGATGCGATGCTTATTCTCTAA